The Impatiens glandulifera chromosome 8, dImpGla2.1, whole genome shotgun sequence genome includes a window with the following:
- the LOC124911608 gene encoding probable xyloglucan endotransglucosylase/hydrolase protein 26: MSSKGSKHDEIDFEFLGNVTGQPYTIHTNIYIKGVGNREQQFRLWFDPTSCYHNYTIHWNPSAVVWYVDSIPIRVFRNYENIGIPFPNQNGMRVYSSLWNADDWATQGGRIKTDWTEAPFIARYTNFKARACKWNGKISITQCGNKTAANWWTSTVYSQLSYDKQGQMNWVRDNYMIYDYCKDVNRFNGQIPAECFQTQY; the protein is encoded by the exons ATGTCCTCCAAGGGAAGCAAGCACGACGAAATAGATTTCGAGTTTTTGGGTAATGTAACAGGGCAACCCTACACAATTCACACAAATATCTACATTAAAGGAGTAGGTAATAGAGAGCAACAGTTCCGTCTCTGGTTTGACCCTACTTCTTGTTACCACAACTACACCATTCACTGGAACCCCTCTGCAGTTGT ATGGTATGTGGATAGCATTCCAATTAGGGTTTTCAGAAACTACGAGAATATAGGCATTCCCTTCCCCAATCAAAATGGAATGAGGGTATATTCCAGCTTATGGAATGCAGATGATTGGGCAACTCAAGGCGGGCGTATTAAGACAGATTGGACTGAAGCTCCGTTTATAGCTAGGTATACTAATTTTAAGGCTAGGGCATGCAAATGGAATGGAAAGATTAGCATTACTCAATGTGGGAACAAGACTGCAGCAAATTGGTGGACTTCTACTGTATACAGCCAACTAAGCTATGATAAACAGGGTCAGATGAATTGGGTAAGAGACAATTACATGATCTATGACTATTGTAAGGATGTGAATCGGTTCAATGGGCAGATACCGGCTGAATGTTTCCAGACACAATACTAG